One Megasphaera elsdenii DSM 20460 genomic window carries:
- a CDS encoding ECF transporter S component produces the protein MGKQNAAGTMPAQRTFLSIRQLTVAGFLSAITIFLGLTGYGFIPLVIMNATILHIPTIIGSLTAGRKVGMIVGFMFGIFSFIRSLQAPSALLLFAVQYNVVADAFICIIPRILIGVIAFEIYRHLKIREVWRIAITAVLTTVCHTILFLGSFTAIVGVPYAEAQGIPFMNVINIMLGITAVNGIPEAIVSGLIITPIVMALHRAGLKVA, from the coding sequence ATGGGAAAACAGAATGCAGCTGGCACCATGCCGGCACAGCGCACTTTTTTGTCGATCCGGCAGTTGACAGTTGCCGGTTTTTTGTCGGCCATTACGATTTTTTTAGGTCTTACGGGCTATGGCTTCATTCCGCTGGTCATCATGAATGCGACGATCCTTCATATTCCGACGATTATCGGCAGCCTGACGGCAGGCCGCAAGGTCGGCATGATTGTCGGCTTCATGTTCGGCATTTTTTCTTTTATCCGGTCTTTACAGGCGCCAAGTGCCTTGCTCTTGTTCGCCGTTCAGTATAACGTCGTTGCCGATGCCTTCATCTGTATCATACCGCGCATCCTCATCGGCGTCATTGCTTTTGAAATCTATCGTCATCTGAAAATCCGCGAAGTATGGCGTATTGCCATTACGGCAGTCTTGACGACGGTCTGCCATACGATTCTCTTCCTCGGGTCCTTTACGGCCATCGTCGGCGTCCCCTATGCTGAAGCGCAGGGTATTCCCTTCATGAATGTCATCAACATCATGCTGGGCATCACGGCCGTCAATGGTATCCCGGAAGCCATCGTATCGGGCCTCATCATCACTCCTATCGTCATGGCCTTGCACCGCGCCGGCTTGAAAGTCGCGTAA